CCAGTAGGACGGGGAGAAGGTCTGTGAACTGAAGTAGCTGCCGCAATGAGTACAGCGATACCGCTGGATCCGGCGGGGCCGGGCCTCTCGTTCGTAGAAGCCCTTCTTCTGAAAGCGCCAACCGGTTGGATCTGCATGGAAATCGCAGTCGGGGTTGGGGCAGTGGGGTGGGCGACGCAGGAAGGGCGGAGTCGGCATGCAGGCCGACATCGCAGGATGCGTGCCGGGTGCAGACTACGGTCCACGTCTCAGGGAACGAGGACGACCTTGCCGACGGTCTTGCGAGAGGCGAGCGCGGTCAGCGCCTCACCGGCCTCCTCGAGCGGGTGCCGCGCACCGATCAGCGGATCGATCCCGCCGACTGCTGCCATCTCGAAGAGCCCTTCCATGCACGCATCGATCGCCTCGGGCTCCTTCTCGGGATACGCACTCCAATGGAGTCCGACGAGGGAGATGTTCTTGAGCAGCACCCGGTTCATCTTGATGCTGGGGATGTCGCCCCCCGCGAAGCCGATCACGAGCAGGCGACCGTTCCAGGCGATGCACTTGAGGGAGCGGTCGGTCGTGTCCCCGCCGACGGAGTCGTAGATCACGTCGGCCCCGCGCCCTCCGGTCTCCTCCATCACGATCGGGACGAAGTCGTCCTTTCGATAGTCGATCAATACGTCCGCCCCGGCCCGGCGCGCGATCTCGAGCTTCTCGGGCCCGCCGGCGGTGGCGATCACCCGGGCGCCGAGGGCCTTGCCGATCTGCACGGCGGAGAGGCCGACGCCCCCCGCTGCCGCGTGCACCAGGAGCGTCTCCCCGGTGGCGACCGGCGCGCGCCAGACGAGCGCCGCGTAGGACGTCGGATAGACGGTGGGCAGCGCCGCCCCCGCTTCGAAGGGGAGCGCGTCCGGAAGCGCATAGGTCTGCGAAGCCGGAGCAGCGACCTCTTCCGCGAACCCGCCGAGCGCGCAACGCGACAGCACGCGATCGCCCACCGCGAACCCGCTCACGCCGGGCCCGACCTCCTTGACGAGCCCCCCGACCTCACCGCCGGGCACGAAGGGCAGCGGCGGCTTCACCTGGTACTCGCCCTTCAGCATCAACACGTCGGAGAAGTTGCAGCCCGCCGCGCGAACCTCGATTCGCAGCTCGCCCTCTCCGAGGCTCGGGGGATCGATCTCCCGCACGGACAGCTCTTCGGGAGTCATGAGTCGATCGACGACGACGGCGCGCATGGGGGGCGTCTCCTGGGTCCTTCGCCGCCAACGTTCCAGCTGCGACGCGGCCCATCGGTAGCAGAAACCCGCGGGCGACGAGTAGACTGCCGGCCAAGGGGGGTTCTCGTGGCTCGATGCCAGCACACGATCTTCGACGTCGGTCTCGGCCGGCTCCGACGCGGTCTCGTCCTCGCGCTCGTCGTCCTGCTCGGCGCCGCCTGCGGCCGGACCGCCGACCACGCGTCGCCCCCCGAGCCCGACGGCCTCGCCCGTCCGCCCTTCGTCCGGGTCGAAACCGAAACGGGGCCGACACTCTTCCTTCTCGGCACGATCCATCTCGGGCCGCCCGACGGCTGGCGCTTCTCCCCGGAAATCGAACGCGTCGTCGCCGAAGCCGACACCCTCGTCCTCGAGATCGACGTCGCCGGTCTCGACGCCGACGAAGTCGCGACGGCGACCGCAGAACGGGTGATCCTTCAGGGCGGACGACGTCTACCCGACGTCCTTTCGCCGGAGACGAACGCGGTCCTCGAGGCGCGCGACGCCGAGCTCTCCGAGATCGGACTGACGGCCCGTGCACGAAGCCTCTACGAGCCCTGGTTCCTCTTCGTCGGGCTGGGCGAGCTGTCCGCGCAGCGTTCCGACCTGAGCCTCTCGAAATCGGTCGAGAGTGCCCTCCTCGAGCGCTTCGGCGGCGACGAGATGCTCGCGCTCGAGACCTACGTCGAGCAACTCGACATGCTCGACGGACTCCCCCTGCCGCTCCAGGACCTGATGCTCCGGGACGCGCTCTCCCGACTGGACGAGGCCGATGCGGAGCTGGCCCTGCTGGTCGAAGCGTGGCGCGAGGCCGATCGCGCGACGCTCCTCGATCAGGCGCGTGCAGGCGTCGACGAACTCCCGGAGCTCGAAGCCGTGTACACGCTCCTGCTCGACGATCGCAACGAGAGGTGGCTCGTGCCCCTCGAAGCGATCGCCAGGGATCCGGCACGCAAGGGGCAGACGGTGCTCGTCGCCGTCGGTGCGCTCCACGTCGTCGGCGACGTCGGCGTCCCCGCCCTCCTCCGGAAAGCCGGCTATACCGTCAACCGCATCCACTAGCGCCCGATCGAGACCCCGATGATGAGCCAGGACGATCTCCAGAACATCGACGCGAGCGTCTTCGTCCACCCGACCGCGCAGCTCTACGGACGCGTCGAGATCGGTGCCGAGTCGTCGGTCTGGCCGAACGTCGTCGTCCGCTCGGAGTCGCACCACGTGAAGGTCGGTCGCTACACGAATCTCCAGGATTTCGTGATGATCCACATCGGGTACGACTTCCCGACCGTGATCGGCGACTTCTGCTCGATCACCCATCACGCGACGATCCACGGCTGCACGATCGAAGACGACTGCCTGATCGGCATCAACGCCGTCGTGATGGACGGCGCCCGGATCGGCCGCGGCTCGATCGTCGCGGGCGGCGCCATGATCAAGGAAGGCGACGTCTTCCCCGCCGGCTCGATCATCGCCGGCGTCCCCGCCAAGCAGATCGCCGAACGCGACTCCGCCCGCCCCAACCGCCAGAACGCCTGGCAGTACCACTGGAACGCCCAGGCCTACCGCCGCGGCGACCACCGCGCCTGGGACAGCGACGAGTACAAGACCTGGATGCGCGAGCTCCTCGTCAAGATCGAGAACGACGAGGACCTCGAAGGGATCCGCCGCTGAACGCGCCGCGGTCGCTCGTCCGCCGTTCGCGGCCCGTGGACGTCCGCAGTGGATGGCTCGCTTCGCCAATGAACGCGCCGCGGTCGCTCGTCCGCCGTTCGCGGCCCGTGGACGTCCGCAGTGGATGGCTCGCCCCATAGGCGGGGCGTGTCCGCATCCCGCGCTTCGAGCTGACCATACGACCCACTGAATACCCCGTCGGCTGGGCTGCGCTTGATTCCACTGCGGCCGCCCCCGAGCCGCTCACTCCCGCCGAAGCAAGACGACACGCCCCAGCTCCGCGTTCGATCGAGAAAACCGAGCACGCGCGCATCCCCAGCGAGCAACACGATCCGCGGGAGCGAGGCGGGGTGTCTCGCGGCGAAATAAAGCGCAGGCCCGCGCCCCGTACCCGCTAGCGGGTCGTACGGCCAGCGTGAACCACGGAATCGAAGACGCCCCGCCTACGAAGGCCGAGCCATTCGCCGCGGGGCGCACCGTCTCGCGACCATGGCTGGGCCTCCACCGGATGCGCACGTCGAACCTACGACACGCCTCTGAACAGGAGATCCACCGCCTGGTGCATCGACTTCCGGAGGGCGTCATCGGTGACCAGCCCGTTCGCCCACGGGATCCGCGCGCCGTTCGACACGTGGAAGAGGACGCGAGCGGTCTCGAGGACGTCGACCTCGCGGGCGAGGTGCTGCTTCTGGCGACCTCGCTGGAGGATCTCCATCAGGAGGCCGATCGTGCGGTCGTAGAGCTGGAGCACGCGCTTCGCGACGCGCGCCTCGGTCTTGGTCGTCGCGCGCAGGGCGATCGTCGTCAGGTCGCGGTCGGCGAC
The genomic region above belongs to bacterium and contains:
- a CDS encoding gamma carbonic anhydrase family protein — translated: MMSQDDLQNIDASVFVHPTAQLYGRVEIGAESSVWPNVVVRSESHHVKVGRYTNLQDFVMIHIGYDFPTVIGDFCSITHHATIHGCTIEDDCLIGINAVVMDGARIGRGSIVAGGAMIKEGDVFPAGSIIAGVPAKQIAERDSARPNRQNAWQYHWNAQAYRRGDHRAWDSDEYKTWMRELLVKIENDEDLEGIRR
- a CDS encoding TraB/GumN family protein, with the translated sequence MARCQHTIFDVGLGRLRRGLVLALVVLLGAACGRTADHASPPEPDGLARPPFVRVETETGPTLFLLGTIHLGPPDGWRFSPEIERVVAEADTLVLEIDVAGLDADEVATATAERVILQGGRRLPDVLSPETNAVLEARDAELSEIGLTARARSLYEPWFLFVGLGELSAQRSDLSLSKSVESALLERFGGDEMLALETYVEQLDMLDGLPLPLQDLMLRDALSRLDEADAELALLVEAWREADRATLLDQARAGVDELPELEAVYTLLLDDRNERWLVPLEAIARDPARKGQTVLVAVGALHVVGDVGVPALLRKAGYTVNRIH
- a CDS encoding NADPH:quinone oxidoreductase family protein encodes the protein MRAVVVDRLMTPEELSVREIDPPSLGEGELRIEVRAAGCNFSDVLMLKGEYQVKPPLPFVPGGEVGGLVKEVGPGVSGFAVGDRVLSRCALGGFAEEVAAPASQTYALPDALPFEAGAALPTVYPTSYAALVWRAPVATGETLLVHAAAGGVGLSAVQIGKALGARVIATAGGPEKLEIARRAGADVLIDYRKDDFVPIVMEETGGRGADVIYDSVGGDTTDRSLKCIAWNGRLLVIGFAGGDIPSIKMNRVLLKNISLVGLHWSAYPEKEPEAIDACMEGLFEMAAVGGIDPLIGARHPLEEAGEALTALASRKTVGKVVLVP